A genomic window from Deltaproteobacteria bacterium includes:
- a CDS encoding (2Fe-2S)-binding protein, with translation MPRMIINGNEIEAEEGVSVLQVARSKGIRIPTLCYHEALKPIGACKLCGVEVRGRTGKQRILLSCILKVKEGLDVTTESDLVTKARQSAFRNLLAMAPQSQVIRHLADEYGVDPGPVADGCVRCRLCIRVCKEIVGAGALKMETRDGMSFVVPEKGRCIGCGTCANICPTGAIQIKDMGNTRTISIRDEIIGVHVLERCHACGRYFASQKFLKHVELQTTRHTAVKDHPLYCPTCTKLFSNRIKSSSRLKRMG, from the coding sequence ATGCCCAGAATGATCATAAATGGGAATGAGATCGAGGCCGAAGAAGGGGTTTCCGTCCTGCAGGTGGCCCGTTCAAAGGGGATCAGGATCCCCACATTGTGTTATCATGAGGCCCTGAAGCCGATCGGCGCCTGTAAACTGTGCGGTGTGGAAGTCCGCGGACGCACCGGAAAACAGAGGATTCTCCTCTCCTGTATCCTGAAGGTCAAGGAAGGGCTGGACGTGACCACCGAAAGCGATCTGGTGACAAAGGCGCGACAGTCCGCTTTTCGCAATCTCCTGGCCATGGCCCCCCAGTCTCAGGTCATTCGACATCTGGCGGATGAATATGGCGTGGATCCCGGCCCCGTGGCTGACGGCTGCGTCAGATGCCGGCTCTGCATCCGTGTGTGCAAAGAAATTGTGGGAGCCGGGGCACTCAAAATGGAAACGCGGGATGGCATGAGCTTTGTGGTGCCCGAAAAGGGCCGCTGTATCGGATGCGGCACCTGTGCCAACATCTGCCCGACAGGGGCCATCCAGATAAAAGATATGGGCAACACCCGGACCATTTCCATCCGCGATGAGATCATCGGGGTCCACGTTCTTGAACGGTGTCATGCCTGCGGCAGATATTTTGCCTCCCAGAAATTCCTCAAGCATGTGGAACTGCAGACCACCCGGCATACGGCGGTGAAAGATCACCCCCTCTATTGCCCCACCTGCACCAAACTTTTCTCCAATAGAATCAAGTCATCCTCGAGACTCAAGCGAATGGGGTAG